From Phycodurus eques isolate BA_2022a chromosome 1, UOR_Pequ_1.1, whole genome shotgun sequence, one genomic window encodes:
- the nhlh2 gene encoding helix-loop-helix protein 2, with translation MMLSPDQAEADLSWTQSDPETLLSGLKSAGCSSEEPAEGDERANKCRADQPLSREEKRRRRRATAKYRSAHATRERIRVEAFNVAFAELRKLLPTLPPDKKLSKIEILRLAICYISYLNHVLDV, from the coding sequence ATGATGCTAAGTCCGGACCAGGCCGAGGCGGACCTCTCGTGGACTCAATCCGACCCGGAGACGCTGCTGAGCGGCCTCAAGTCTGCGGGCTGCTCGTCGGAAGAGCCGGCGGAGGGCGACGAACGGGCCAACAAGTGCCGGGCGGATCAGCCTCTGAgccgcgaggagaagcggcgacggcggcgggcCACCGCCAAGTACCGCTCGGCCCACGCCACCAGGGAGCGGATCCGGGTGGAGGCGTTCAACGTGGCCTTCGCCGAGCTCCGCAAACTGCTGCCCACTTTGCCACCGGACAAGAAACTGTCCAAGATTGAGATCCTCAGACTGGCTATCTGCTACATCTCTTATCTCAACCATGTcctggatgtttaa